In Flavobacterium sp. WV_118_3, one DNA window encodes the following:
- a CDS encoding type IX secretion system membrane protein PorP/SprF, translating to MRTKFILFVLLLTGIGGFAQQDAQYTQYMYNTINVNPAYAGSRGVMSIFGLHRTQWVGLEGAPVTNAVSLNTPLNNSNLGLGLSFVNDRIGPADENAISADFSYTINTSERFKLSFGLKATAHLLNVDFTKLNIYDGADPRFQNNIDHKFSPNFGAGIYWHSDKTYVGISVPNFLETKHYDKSSQSTAKENMHYYLIAGHVFELGSDVKFKPALLTKVVKGAPLQVDLSANFLLYEKLTAGLAYRWDAACSAMVGFQITNGLFAGYAYDMETTKLADYNSGSHEIFLRFELFNRNNRITSPRFF from the coding sequence ATGAGAACAAAATTTATACTTTTCGTTTTACTGTTAACCGGTATCGGTGGATTTGCCCAGCAGGATGCTCAGTATACCCAATACATGTACAATACCATTAATGTCAACCCGGCTTATGCCGGTTCCCGTGGCGTGATGAGTATTTTCGGATTACACCGTACACAATGGGTAGGATTGGAAGGTGCGCCGGTAACCAATGCCGTGTCGCTCAATACACCACTTAATAATAGTAATCTCGGATTGGGGCTGTCTTTTGTAAATGATAGAATCGGGCCGGCAGATGAAAATGCGATTTCAGCAGATTTTTCATATACCATCAATACATCCGAACGCTTTAAGTTGTCTTTCGGTTTAAAAGCGACGGCACATTTATTAAATGTCGACTTTACAAAACTGAATATTTACGATGGGGCAGATCCACGTTTTCAGAATAATATTGATCATAAGTTTTCTCCCAATTTCGGTGCCGGAATCTACTGGCATTCCGATAAAACCTATGTAGGGATTTCGGTGCCGAATTTTTTGGAAACCAAACATTACGACAAAAGTTCGCAATCGACAGCCAAAGAGAATATGCATTACTACCTGATCGCCGGACATGTGTTCGAATTGGGTTCCGATGTAAAATTCAAACCGGCTTTACTAACCAAAGTAGTAAAAGGAGCACCGTTACAGGTAGACCTGTCGGCCAATTTCCTCTTGTATGAGAAATTGACAGCTGGATTAGCCTACCGTTGGGATGCAGCTTGCAGTGCCATGGTTGGATTTCAGATTACAAACGGTTTGTTTGCCGGATATGCTTACGATATGGAAACCACAAAACTGGCTGACTATAATTCAGGATCGCATGAGATTTTCCTGAGATTCGAATTGTTTAACAGAAATAACAGAATAACGTCTCCGAGATTCTTCTAA
- a CDS encoding OmpA family protein: protein MKKIVLQFGLMMLVSTGVYSQSGKIKTANKEYDNYAYIDAIKTYEKIADKGYKSVEVLEKLGDSYYFNGKLDQAAKWYGELFALSQEVEAEYYYRYAQSLKSVGDYEKANQMLAKFHEKNASDVRGKMYRNQTDYLEVIKRNSGRFTIENAGINSQYSDYGSAFTGDKMVFVSARDTSGVFSKRVHTWTGESFTNMYAVTINQDGSLSQPERFAKEINTRFHEATPVFTKDGNTMYFTRNNFNNGKKGKDSAKTTLLKVYRATLKDGKWTNVTELPFNSDSYSVAHPALSPDEKTLYFVSNMPGTLGLSDIFKVDIKADGSFGTPQNVGPTINTPGRETFPFVTENNELYFASDGHLGLGGLDIFVSKPANDGSYKKVINIGAPANSPKDDFAFLINTTTKKGFLTSNREGGQGADDIYTFIENIPLQYACEQLLAGVVTDSETGAPLANATVTLFDENFKVVKTIKTDANGNYNFGEVDCKRKYFVKAELPAYNTREISVIIPETSGTTNLPLALDKTVKPVQTGDDLAKTFGIKIIYFDLDKWNIRPDAAVDLAKIVEVMKDYPKMKIDVRSHTDSRQTHQYNERLSDRRAKSTIAWMIKQGIDPSRLTGKGYGETQLLNKCADGVPCSEAEHQLNRRSEFIIISM, encoded by the coding sequence ATGAAAAAAATAGTATTGCAATTCGGTTTGATGATGTTGGTTTCGACCGGAGTTTATTCACAAAGCGGGAAAATAAAAACAGCGAATAAGGAATATGATAATTATGCCTATATCGATGCGATCAAAACCTACGAGAAAATAGCCGACAAAGGGTATAAATCGGTAGAAGTGTTAGAAAAACTGGGCGATTCCTATTATTTTAATGGAAAATTGGATCAGGCGGCAAAATGGTATGGCGAGTTATTTGCGCTGTCTCAGGAGGTAGAAGCGGAATATTATTACCGCTATGCCCAATCGCTAAAATCGGTTGGCGATTATGAAAAGGCAAACCAAATGCTGGCTAAATTCCACGAGAAAAATGCCAGTGATGTCCGGGGAAAAATGTACCGGAATCAAACGGATTATCTGGAAGTGATTAAACGGAATTCCGGGCGGTTTACCATCGAGAATGCCGGAATCAATTCACAATATTCCGATTATGGAAGTGCCTTTACCGGTGATAAAATGGTATTTGTTTCGGCTCGGGATACGTCTGGTGTGTTTAGCAAAAGAGTTCATACCTGGACCGGAGAATCGTTCACCAATATGTATGCGGTAACGATCAACCAGGATGGTTCATTATCACAGCCGGAACGTTTCGCAAAAGAAATCAATACCCGCTTTCACGAAGCCACTCCGGTTTTTACCAAAGACGGAAATACCATGTACTTTACCCGTAATAACTTTAACAACGGAAAGAAAGGTAAAGATAGTGCCAAAACAACCTTGCTAAAAGTTTACAGAGCGACATTAAAAGACGGAAAGTGGACAAATGTAACGGAGTTACCGTTTAATAGTGACAGTTATAGTGTGGCGCATCCGGCTTTAAGTCCGGATGAAAAAACACTGTATTTTGTTTCGAATATGCCGGGAACCTTAGGACTGTCGGATATTTTTAAAGTCGACATTAAAGCCGACGGAAGTTTTGGAACACCTCAAAATGTAGGACCAACCATCAATACTCCGGGACGCGAAACCTTTCCGTTTGTAACGGAAAATAATGAATTGTATTTCGCTTCCGATGGACATTTAGGATTGGGTGGTTTGGATATTTTTGTGTCAAAACCGGCAAACGATGGTTCCTATAAAAAGGTAATCAATATCGGTGCGCCGGCAAACAGTCCGAAGGATGATTTTGCTTTCTTGATCAATACAACTACCAAAAAAGGATTCCTGACGTCGAACCGTGAGGGCGGACAAGGGGCAGATGATATTTACACCTTTATAGAAAACATTCCGTTGCAATATGCCTGCGAACAGTTGTTGGCCGGTGTCGTAACCGATTCGGAAACGGGTGCGCCTTTGGCAAATGCTACGGTTACCTTGTTTGATGAAAACTTTAAAGTCGTAAAAACAATCAAGACGGATGCCAATGGAAATTACAATTTCGGAGAAGTGGATTGTAAACGCAAATATTTTGTAAAAGCCGAATTGCCAGCATACAACACTCGTGAAATTAGTGTGATCATTCCTGAAACGTCTGGAACGACAAACTTACCGCTTGCGTTGGATAAAACCGTCAAACCGGTACAAACCGGCGACGATCTGGCAAAAACATTCGGAATCAAAATCATCTATTTCGATTTGGATAAATGGAATATTCGTCCGGATGCTGCGGTAGATCTGGCGAAGATTGTTGAAGTGATGAAAGACTATCCGAAGATGAAAATCGATGTACGTTCGCATACCGATAGTCGCCAGACACATCAATATAATGAACGTTTGTCCGATAGAAGAGCAAAATCAACTATCGCATGGATGATCAAACAAGGCATTGATCCTTCCCGTTTAACCGGGAAAGGCTATGGTGAGACACAACTGCTGAACAAATGTGCCGATGGCGTGCCATGTTCCGAAGCAGAACACCAGCTAAACCGCAGAAGTGAATTCATCATTATTTCAATGTAA